A window of the Gossypium hirsutum isolate 1008001.06 chromosome A05, Gossypium_hirsutum_v2.1, whole genome shotgun sequence genome harbors these coding sequences:
- the LOC121229544 gene encoding tRNA ligase 1-like, with product MSASRRFLCTLSHSFPHKSTLFPFSRSRYFYTLAMSQKQTKPNPFTSASASVDEAVTSKLGGLSISDGHVWKPKSYGTVTGSNAASAADVQTEKNNVDLSRIFLNPNLLEIFKVDNSTYSLAQIRATFYPKFENEKSDQEIRIRMIEMVSKGLATLEVSLKHSGSLFMYAGNEGGAYAKTALEYHRCQRSLVGGGGFYHLEAAEISAWAPGVLE from the exons ATGTCGGCATCGCGGAGATTTCTCTGCACTTTATCCCACTCCTTTCCTCATAAATCCACTCTTTTTCCTTTCTCTCGCTCTCGCTACTTTTATACTCTAGCCATGTCCCAAAAACAG ACAAAGCCGAACCCGTTTACATCTGCTTCCGCATCGGTCGATGAAGCTGTTACTTCCAAGCTCGGTGGTTTGAGTATCTCCGACGGACACGTTTGGAAGCCGAAGTCCTATGGAACCGTTACTGGATCCAACGCCGCTTCCGCCGCTGATGTTCAAACCGAGAAGAACAATGTTGATTTGAGTAGAATTTTTTTGAATCCTAATTTGTTAGAAATTTTCAAAGTTGATAATTCGACTTATTCACTTGCACAAATCAGAGCTACTTTTTATCCGAAATTCGAAAACGAAAAGTCTGATCAAGAG ATTAGGATACGGATGATCGAGATGGTGTCTAAAGGTTTGGCTACTTTGGAG GTTTCACTTAAACACTCTGGATCTCTTTTTATGTATGCGGGCAATGAGGGTGGAGCATATGCTAAAACAGCTTTGGAATAT CATAGGTGCCAGAGGTCCTTGGTTGGGGGGGGGGGCTTCTATCATCTTGAAGCAGCAGAAATTAGTGCCTGGGCCCCTGGAGTTCTTGAGTAA
- the LOC121229275 gene encoding phosphatidylinositol transfer protein 1 — protein MVQVKEFRIVMPMSLEEYRVAQTFMVLKMQQQSTNEAEGVEVLENKGFEDDVYGKGQYTSKLYRLQSKAPSWLTTLAPKDALIMQEESWNAYPRCKQVYNVVFFYFPLIARVHCIIVLTFVILLLCTKWISYFSVIKCPYFAKLSVTIETIHLEDNGKSENVHGLNKEQLAARQVEFIDITMPTTDYWSYAVGNGNFDFSTFKSEKTGRGPLLEGWQENCNPVMTAYKLVIIKAPYWGFGGKLEQALLAGERALFVESHRNCFGWIDEWYGMTVEQLSELEEQGDCLLNQKISKPLLLTDTEDHESKFTDNSKTHLQQGVKT, from the exons ATGGTTCAAGTCAAGGAATT TCGAATTGTCATGCCTATGTCTTTAGAAGAG TATCGGGTAGCTCAAACATTCATGGTATTGAAGATGCAACAGCAAAGTACAAATGAGGCTGAAGGTGTTGAAGTATTGGAGAATAAAGGTTTTGAAGATGATGTATATGGAAAAGGTCAATATACTTCTAAACTCTACCGTTTGCAAAG CAAAGCACCTTCTTGGCTTACAACTTTAGCACCGAAAGATGCCCTCATCATGCAAGAAGAATCTTGGAATGCATATCCAAGATGTAAACAGGTGTACAACGTTgtcttcttttattttccacTTATTGCTCGAGTTCATTGTATAATTGTATTAACATTTGTCATTCTTCTGTTGTGTACAAAATGGATATCATATTTCTCAGTGATCAAG TGCCCATACTTTGCCAAGCTTAGCGTCACAATTGAGACTATCCATCTCGAAGACAATGGGAAATCCGAAAAT GTGCATGGATTAAATAAAGAACAATTGGCAGCTAGACAGGTAGAATTCATTGATATCACTATGCCTACAACAGATTACTGGAGTTATGCAGTTGGAAATGGCAATTTTGACTTCTCCACATTCAAATCCGAAAAAACTGGTCGTGGTCCACTTTTGGAAGGATGGCAG GAAAATTGCAATCCAGTAATGACGGCGTATAAGTTGGTTATAATAAAGGCACCATATTGGGGTTTTGGTGGTAAACTTGAACAAGCTTTGCTAGCG GGTGAAAGAGCTCTCTTCGTGGAAAGTCACCGGAATTGTTTTGGTTGGATTGATGAGTGGTATGGTATGACAGTGGAACAATTGAGTGAACTTGAAGAACAAGGAGATTGCTTACTAAATCAG AAAATTAGCAAGCCACTTTTGCTGACAGACACTGAAGATCATGAGTCAAAGTTCACCGATAATAGCAAAACACATCTACAGCAAGGGGTAAAGACATGA
- the LOC121229276 gene encoding tetraspanin-3, with translation MRASNHLIGLLNFLTFLLSAVILGGGIWLSSRANNIDCLKFLQWPLIVIGAAIMVVSLAGFAGACYRNTFLMWLYLFAMFFIIAALVGFIIFAYAVTDKGSGRPVMNKGYLEYYLRDYSGWLKDRVVDDDYWANIRSCLRDSKVCSKMGRSFNGVPKSFEMFSMRKLSPIQSGCCKPPTDCGFVYVNETLWNIEGGTVGLGTDTDCPRWSNDQQQLCYQCDSCKTGVLDSLKKSWRKVSVINIVVLILLVIFYVIGCAAFRNNKSIDNDEPYGEARMTKAQPSRIQL, from the exons ATGAGGGCCAGCAATCATTTGATAGGGTTACTAAACTTCTTAACATTTTTGTTATCAGCAGTAATCCTGGGTGGCGGAATATGGCTAAGCAGCAGAGCCAACAACATCGATTGTCTCAAGTTCTTACAGTGGCCATTGATAGTCATCGGAGCCGCAATCATGGTGGTTTCCTTGGCGGGTTTCGCCGGCGCCTGTTATAGGAACACTTTCTTGATGTGGCTTTACCTCTTCGCCATGTTCTTCATCATCGCTGCGCTCGTCGGGTTCATAATCTTTGCCTACGCGGTGACTGATAAAGGGTCTGGTCGCCCGGTGATGAACAAAGGTTACTTGGAGTATTACTTGCGGGACTACTCGGGGTGGCTCAAAGACCGAGTGGTGGATGACGACTACTGGGCTAACATTAGGTCTTGTCTTAGGGATTCTAAAGTTTGTAGCAAGATGGGAAGAAGCTTTAATGGCGTCCctaaaagttttgaaatgttttctATGAGGAAGCTCAGCCCTATCCAG TCTGGTTGCTGCAAGCCCCCAACAGACTGCGGCTTTGTTTACGTCAACGAGACGCTATGGAACATAGAAGGAGGTACGGTCGGACTCGGAACAGACACCGACTGCCCTCGATGGAGCAATGACCAACAGCAATTGTGCTATCAATGCGATTCCTGCAAGACAGGGGTGCTGGACAGCCTCAAGAAGAGCTGGAGGAAGGTCTCGGTGATCAACATAGTTGTCCTTATCCTACTCGTCATCTTCTATGTCATCGGCTGTGCCGCTTTCAGAAACAATAAGAGCATCGATAATGATGAACCTTATGGCGAGGCAAGGATGACAAAAGCACAACCTAGTAGGATTCAGTTATAG